In Callospermophilus lateralis isolate mCalLat2 unplaced genomic scaffold, mCalLat2.hap1 Scaffold_1955, whole genome shotgun sequence, a single genomic region encodes these proteins:
- the LOC143398890 gene encoding olfactory receptor 2G6-like, producing the protein MGGANDSLLSGFLLLGFSDQPWLERALFGVVLLLYLMTLLGNSAIILVSLLDPKLHTPMYFFLSHLSFLDLCFTTGILPQLLVHLGGSDKSISYGGCVAQLYVSLALGSTECVLLAVMSYDRYVAVCRPLHYTLVMHPRLCHSLVATAWLSGVATTLVQSTLTLRLPFCGHRRVDHFFCEVPVLIKLACVDTTFNEAELFVASVLFLVLPLSLILVSYGHIAQAVLRIRSAAGRQKAFGTCSSHLLVVTIFYRTIIFMYLQPARSRSKDQGKFVSLFYTVVTPMLNPLIYTLRNQEVKTALRKLWGRPYD; encoded by the coding sequence ATGGGGGGCGCCAATGACAGCCTCCTCTCTGGGTTCCTTCTGCTGGGGTTCTCAGACCAGCCTTGGTTAGAGCGGGCCCTCTTTGGGGTCGTCCTGCTCCTTTACCTCATGACCCTTCTTGGCAACTCTGCCATcatcctggtgtccctcctggacCCCAAGCTCCAcacacccatgtacttcttcctctcccaCCTGTCCTTCCTGGACCTCTGCTTCACCACTGGTATCCTTCCTCAGCTCCTAGTCCACCTGGGGGGCTCAGACAAGTCCATCTCCTATGGCGGCTGCGTGGCTCAACTGTATGTCTCCCTCGCACTGGGGTCCACCGAGTGTGTCCTCCTGGCCGTCATGTCCTACGATCGCTATGTTGCTGTCTGCCGCCCGCTACACTACACTCTTGTCATGCATCCTCGGCTCTGTCACTCCCTGGTGGCCACGGCGTGGCTCAGTGGAGTGGCCACCACCCTGGTACAGTCCACCCTCACCCTGCGGCTGCCCTTCTGTGGGCATCGCCGCGTGGACCACTTCTTCTGTGAGGTCCCTGTGCTCATCAAGCTGGCCTGTGTGGACACCACCTTCAACGAGGCTGAGCTCTTTGTGGCCAGCGTCCTGTTCCTGGTGCTGCCCCTGTCTCTCATCCTGGTGTCCTACGGCCACATTGCCCAGGCCGTGCTGAGGATCAGGTCGGCTGCTGGCAGGCAGAAGGCCTTCGGGACCTGCTCCTCCCACCTGCTGGTGGTCACCATCTTCTACAGGACCATCATCTTCATGTACCTGCAGCCGGCCCGGAGCCGATCCAAGGACCAGGGCAAGTTTGTCTCCCTGTTCTACACGGTGGTGACGCCCATGCTCAACCCTCTGATTTACACTCTGAGGAACCAGGAGGTGAAGACGGCACTGAGGAAACTCTGGGGAAGACCTTATGATTGA